A genomic window from Agrobacterium tumefaciens includes:
- a CDS encoding DUF1328 domain-containing protein, protein MLKWALIFFVISLIAGVFGFTGISAAAAGVARILFFIAVVIFLVFLVLALMAGSAVV, encoded by the coding sequence ATGCTGAAATGGGCTCTTATTTTCTTTGTTATTTCTTTGATCGCGGGCGTATTCGGCTTTACCGGCATTTCGGCGGCGGCGGCGGGCGTGGCCCGAATATTGTTCTTCATCGCCGTGGTGATCTTCCTGGTCTTCCTCGTGCTTGCACTGATGGCCGGAAGCGCGGTCGTCTGA
- a CDS encoding metal ABC transporter substrate-binding protein → MNFQKIRHAIFAFSLFLPAAAIAQEKAQEKPTVVTTFTIIADMARNVAGDAAEVESITKPGAEIHNYQPTPRDILKARKADLVLRNGLNLELWFEKFLANLSGVPSVTVSEGVTPMAISGGAYQGKPNPHAWMSPDNALIYVENIRKGLTEIDPAHADVYAANAKAYSDKIKATVQPIRDTLSVLPENKRWLVTSEGAFSYLARDFGLKELFLWPVNADSQGTPQQVRGVIDAMREHNIQVIFSESTVSADPAQQVAKETGAAYGGILYVDSLSEADGPVPTYLDLLRVTSETIAKGLSS, encoded by the coding sequence GTGAATTTCCAGAAAATCCGGCATGCCATTTTCGCTTTTTCGCTTTTTCTTCCCGCCGCCGCCATCGCTCAGGAAAAGGCGCAGGAGAAACCCACGGTGGTCACCACCTTCACCATCATCGCCGACATGGCACGCAATGTGGCGGGCGATGCGGCCGAGGTGGAGAGCATCACCAAGCCGGGCGCGGAAATTCACAATTACCAGCCAACCCCGCGCGACATCCTCAAAGCCCGCAAGGCCGATCTGGTCCTGCGTAACGGTCTCAACCTTGAATTGTGGTTCGAAAAATTCCTGGCCAACCTCTCCGGCGTGCCGAGCGTGACGGTGAGCGAGGGTGTGACGCCGATGGCGATCAGCGGCGGCGCCTATCAGGGAAAACCCAATCCACACGCCTGGATGTCACCCGATAACGCCTTGATCTATGTGGAGAATATCCGCAAGGGACTGACCGAAATCGACCCCGCCCATGCAGATGTCTATGCCGCCAATGCCAAGGCCTATTCGGACAAGATCAAGGCCACCGTGCAGCCGATCCGCGACACGCTTTCCGTTCTGCCGGAAAACAAGCGCTGGTTGGTAACGAGCGAAGGCGCCTTTTCTTACCTCGCCCGCGATTTCGGCCTGAAGGAACTGTTCCTGTGGCCGGTCAATGCCGACAGCCAGGGCACACCACAGCAGGTGCGCGGCGTGATCGACGCCATGCGCGAGCATAATATCCAGGTGATCTTCAGCGAAAGCACGGTTTCCGCCGATCCGGCCCAACAAGTGGCCAAGGAAACCGGCGCGGCCTATGGCGGCATACTCTATGTGGACTCGCTGAGCGAAGCCGACGGCCCCGTCCCGACCTATCTCGACCTCTTGCGGGTGACGAGCGAAACCATCGCCAAGGGACTGTCTTCATGA
- a CDS encoding metal ABC transporter permease translates to MINSLLEPFTYGYMLNAIWVSALVGGVCGFLSAYLMLKGWSLIGDALSHAIVPGVAGAYMLGLPFSLGAFLSGGLAAGSMLFLNQKTRLKEDAIIGLIFTSFFGLGLFMVSLSPTSINIQTIVLGNILAITAEDTIQLALIGGISLLVLALKWRDLMVVFFDENHARTVGLKPEVLKVIFFTLLAASTVAALQTVGAFLVVAMVVTPGATAYLLTDRFERLILMSLIIGAATSFVGAYLSYFLDGATGGVIVVLQTAIFLAAFVFAPKHGLLASRAKARKALGETP, encoded by the coding sequence ATGATAAACAGCCTTCTTGAGCCTTTCACCTATGGTTACATGCTGAACGCCATCTGGGTCAGCGCACTGGTGGGCGGCGTCTGTGGCTTTCTCTCGGCCTATCTGATGCTGAAGGGCTGGTCGCTGATCGGCGATGCGCTGTCCCACGCCATCGTTCCGGGTGTGGCGGGCGCCTATATGCTGGGCCTGCCCTTTTCGCTCGGCGCGTTCCTTTCCGGCGGGCTTGCGGCCGGCTCCATGCTGTTCCTGAACCAGAAGACGCGGCTGAAGGAAGACGCGATCATCGGGCTGATCTTCACCTCGTTTTTCGGGCTTGGCCTATTCATGGTGTCGCTCTCGCCCACTTCGATCAATATCCAGACCATCGTGCTCGGCAATATTCTGGCGATCACCGCTGAAGACACGATTCAGCTGGCGCTGATCGGCGGCATCAGCCTGCTGGTGCTGGCACTGAAATGGCGTGACCTTATGGTGGTGTTCTTCGATGAAAACCACGCCCGTACCGTGGGGCTGAAGCCTGAAGTGCTGAAGGTTATCTTTTTCACCCTGCTTGCGGCTTCCACGGTTGCCGCCCTTCAGACCGTCGGGGCCTTCCTCGTTGTCGCCATGGTGGTGACGCCCGGGGCCACCGCCTATCTCCTGACCGACCGTTTCGAGCGGCTGATCCTGATGAGCCTCATCATCGGCGCGGCCACCAGCTTCGTCGGCGCTTATCTCAGCTATTTCCTCGACGGTGCGACCGGCGGCGTCATCGTCGTACTGCAAACGGCGATTTTCCTTGCCGCCTTCGTCTTCGCCCCCAAACACGGGCTGCTCGCATCCCGGGCCAAGGCCCGCAAGGCGCTCGGAGAAACGCCATGA
- a CDS encoding metal ABC transporter permease — protein MSEYLELAILPFQLPFMQYAFVITLMIAVPMAMLSCLLVLKGWSLMGDAVSHAVLPGVVLAYIVNIPLSIGAFIAGMICALGTGFIKENSRIKEDTVLGIVFSGMFGLGLVLYVKVQSDMHLDHILFGDMLGIAPSDMLETGLIALFATLFLGILRKDLLVNAFDPQHAKAIGLPVRILHYGLLMVLSLTVVGALKAVGIILSVAMLVAPGAIAFLLTRRFSTMLVVAIAVAVTSSLCGIWLSFLIDSAPAPTIVLFMSLAFVATFIRTTWKAHHIDAVGERGI, from the coding sequence ATGAGTGAATATCTCGAACTCGCCATCCTGCCGTTTCAGCTGCCCTTCATGCAATATGCCTTCGTGATCACGCTGATGATTGCAGTGCCGATGGCGATGCTGTCCTGTCTTCTGGTGCTGAAAGGCTGGTCGCTGATGGGCGATGCGGTTTCCCATGCCGTGCTGCCGGGCGTGGTGCTGGCATATATCGTCAATATACCGCTTTCCATCGGTGCGTTCATTGCCGGCATGATCTGCGCGCTCGGCACCGGCTTCATCAAGGAAAACAGCCGCATCAAGGAAGACACGGTGCTTGGCATCGTCTTTTCCGGCATGTTCGGGCTGGGGCTGGTGCTTTACGTGAAGGTGCAGAGCGATATGCATCTCGACCACATTCTCTTCGGTGACATGCTGGGCATTGCGCCGTCGGACATGCTGGAGACAGGTCTGATCGCGCTTTTCGCCACATTGTTTCTGGGCATCCTGCGTAAGGATTTGCTGGTCAACGCCTTCGATCCGCAGCATGCCAAAGCAATCGGCCTGCCGGTGCGTATTCTGCATTACGGTCTGCTGATGGTTTTGTCACTGACGGTGGTTGGCGCGCTGAAGGCGGTCGGCATCATCCTCTCGGTGGCCATGCTGGTCGCGCCGGGCGCGATCGCCTTCCTGCTGACGCGGCGCTTCTCCACCATGCTGGTTGTGGCCATTGCGGTGGCGGTCACGTCATCGCTCTGCGGCATATGGCTGAGCTTCCTGATAGACAGCGCCCCTGCCCCGACCATCGTGCTTTTCATGAGCCTTGCTTTCGTTGCCACCTTCATCCGCACCACCTGGAAAGCCCACCACATCGATGCGGTAGGTGAAAGAGGGATTTAG
- a CDS encoding manganese/iron ABC transporter ATP-binding protein produces the protein MRMGNKKSGGGLTVQNATVTYRNGHTALRNASFSIPRGTITALVGVNGAGKSTIFKAIMGFVPLAAGSVSIFDLPVKEALRKNLVAYVPQAEEVDWSFPVLVEDVVMMGRYGHMNFLRIPSKRDHQMVEEALKRVNMLDYRKRQIGELSGGQKKRVFLARALAQEGQVILLDEPFTGVDVTTEEQIVALLKALRDEGRVMLVSTHNLGSVPEFCDRAVFVKGTVLASGKTADTFNEENLQKAFGGSLRHFVLGGADLHNDADPRRVKVITDDERPFVIYGKNGQNGHDPQAPKEKVDDKQPS, from the coding sequence ATGAGAATGGGCAATAAAAAATCAGGCGGCGGCCTGACGGTTCAAAATGCGACAGTGACCTATCGAAACGGCCACACCGCATTAAGAAATGCCAGCTTTTCCATTCCACGCGGTACGATCACTGCACTTGTCGGCGTCAATGGCGCCGGCAAGTCCACGATTTTCAAGGCAATCATGGGTTTCGTGCCTCTGGCCGCCGGTTCCGTCTCGATCTTCGACCTGCCGGTGAAGGAAGCGCTCAGGAAAAACCTCGTCGCCTATGTGCCGCAGGCCGAAGAGGTGGACTGGAGTTTTCCGGTGCTGGTGGAGGATGTGGTGATGATGGGCCGTTACGGCCACATGAATTTCCTGCGCATCCCCTCGAAACGCGATCACCAGATGGTCGAAGAGGCGCTGAAACGCGTCAACATGCTGGACTATCGCAAACGCCAGATCGGCGAACTCTCCGGCGGGCAGAAGAAGCGGGTGTTTCTGGCCCGCGCGCTGGCGCAGGAGGGTCAGGTCATCCTGCTGGACGAGCCTTTCACCGGTGTCGACGTAACGACGGAAGAGCAGATCGTCGCACTTCTGAAGGCGCTGCGCGACGAGGGCCGCGTCATGCTGGTCTCCACCCACAATCTCGGCAGCGTGCCGGAATTCTGTGACCGCGCCGTCTTCGTCAAGGGCACGGTGCTGGCATCGGGCAAGACCGCGGATACCTTCAACGAGGAGAACCTGCAAAAAGCCTTTGGCGGCAGCCTGCGCCACTTCGTGCTTGGCGGGGCGGACCTGCATAACGACGCCGATCCGCGCCGGGTGAAGGTCATCACCGATGACGAGCGGCCTTTCGTGATTTACGGCAAGAATGGCCAGAACGGACATGATCCGCAGGCTCCGAAAGAAAAAGTCGATGATAAACAGCCTTCTTGA
- a CDS encoding IclR family transcriptional regulator: MTDDDSERYRAPALDKGLDILELLARTDGGLTQIEIAKSIGKSPNELYRMLDRLVRRGYVRRLEGDRFSLTLKMFGLAHFHAPIRRLVSFAAPVMRDFSASAAQACHLAVYDRGGVVVIAQQESSTYWAMSLRVGAQMSLFHTGSGHVLLAFQTDAQREIMVTEQVRGGGETVPQGLAERLAQVRRQGFESMDSLQTAGVRNISAPVLTLDGTALAVITCPYITPLNGKAPTREACEALIRDAAQRISAVATGNGND, translated from the coding sequence ATGACCGACGACGACAGCGAAAGATACCGCGCTCCCGCCCTCGACAAGGGTCTTGATATTCTCGAGCTTCTGGCCCGTACCGATGGCGGACTGACGCAGATCGAGATCGCCAAGTCGATCGGCAAAAGCCCGAACGAACTTTACCGCATGCTGGACAGGCTGGTGCGCCGCGGTTACGTGCGGCGGCTGGAGGGTGACCGGTTTTCGCTGACGCTGAAGATGTTCGGGCTGGCGCATTTCCACGCGCCGATCCGCCGCCTCGTCTCCTTTGCCGCCCCTGTCATGCGCGATTTTTCGGCCAGCGCCGCGCAGGCCTGCCATCTGGCCGTCTATGACCGCGGTGGCGTCGTCGTCATCGCCCAGCAGGAATCCTCAACCTATTGGGCCATGTCCCTGCGCGTGGGCGCACAGATGAGCCTGTTCCACACGGGTTCCGGCCATGTGCTTCTGGCCTTCCAGACCGATGCGCAACGCGAGATCATGGTCACCGAACAGGTGCGTGGCGGCGGCGAGACCGTGCCTCAGGGGCTGGCAGAACGACTGGCGCAGGTGCGCCGACAGGGTTTCGAATCCATGGACAGCCTTCAGACCGCCGGCGTGCGCAATATCTCCGCCCCGGTGCTGACGCTCGACGGCACCGCCCTTGCCGTCATTACCTGCCCCTATATTACCCCGCTTAACGGCAAGGCGCCGACGCGCGAGGCCTGCGAAGCGCTGATCCGCGATGCGGCACAGCGCATTTCCGCAGTGGCGACGGGAAACGGCAACGACTGA
- a CDS encoding SDR family oxidoreductase yields the protein MVQDFNGRTVVITAAGQGIGRATAERFISLGARVIATDINEQALSTLKGAETRVLNVLDGDGVKDFATDIGHADVLFNCAGFVHSGTILDCEEKDWDFSFDLNAKAMYRTCRAFLPGMLEKGKGAIVNMSSVASSVKGVPNRFAYTASKAAVVGLTKAIAADFVTKGIRCNAICPGTVDSPSLHDRLRATGNYEQALADFIARQPMGRIATPEEIAALVTYLASDEAGFTTGQIHVIDGGWTG from the coding sequence ATGGTGCAGGATTTTAACGGCCGGACAGTGGTAATCACCGCCGCCGGCCAGGGTATCGGCCGGGCGACGGCGGAGCGCTTCATATCGCTCGGTGCGCGCGTCATTGCCACCGATATCAACGAACAGGCGCTTTCCACCCTGAAAGGGGCGGAAACGCGGGTTCTGAACGTGCTGGATGGCGACGGCGTCAAGGATTTCGCCACCGATATCGGCCATGCCGATGTGCTGTTCAACTGCGCCGGTTTCGTTCATTCCGGCACCATTCTCGATTGCGAAGAAAAAGACTGGGATTTCTCTTTCGATCTCAACGCCAAGGCCATGTACCGCACCTGCCGCGCCTTCCTGCCCGGTATGCTGGAAAAGGGCAAGGGCGCGATCGTCAACATGTCCTCGGTTGCATCAAGCGTGAAGGGCGTGCCGAACCGTTTCGCCTACACCGCCTCCAAGGCGGCGGTGGTGGGTCTGACCAAGGCCATTGCCGCCGATTTCGTCACCAAGGGCATTCGCTGTAACGCCATCTGCCCCGGCACGGTCGACAGCCCGTCCCTGCATGATCGCCTGCGCGCCACCGGCAACTACGAACAGGCGCTTGCCGATTTCATCGCCCGGCAGCCCATGGGCCGCATCGCCACGCCGGAAGAAATCGCGGCGCTCGTGACGTATCTCGCTTCTGATGAGGCAGGCTTCACAACCGGCCAGATCCATGTGATCGATGGTGGTTGGACAGGCTGA